GTGATCCAAGGGAAAAGGCTCTGGATCGATTACGTCGAGCCCGAAGCCAGATATAAGGCCTTCTCTTGCAGAGGCAAGAATGTCGTCCGTGACAACCACAGACCCACGAGCCATGTTGATGAGAAATGCCTCTTTTCTCATCTTTGATATAGCGCCGTAGTTGATCATACCCTGCGTCTCACTATTCAGCGGTACACACAAGACCAGATAATCCACCTGGGGGAGCAGTTCGTCGAAGGAGCAGAACTCAAGCGCCACACCTGGTACCCGTGAAGGGTCGGGAGTCCGCGTATTGACGAGAACCTTCATGCCAAACCCATCGGCCATACGGGCAAGATGTCCACCAATGTCACCCAGTCCGACAATTCCGATGACCTTACCGCCCAACTGGAGCATAGGTGTAGTCTCCCACTCGGGCTTGCCTTTGAGCCATCCGTTTCGTGATAGCCATAGCATGTGAAAAAATGCATATTCGGCCACGGCACGCCCCCGCACCCCTTCTGCGTTACAGGCCATAACACCCCGTTTGGTTGCTGCTGCTACGTCAATGTTGTTATAGCCAGCGCCGGGCTTAGCCACGACCTTGAGTGAGGGCCCACAAACGTCCATCATCTCAGCGGTAAATGGGTCAAAGCAGGTGACAATACCCTCGGCGCCAGGAAGATAAGGTTTCATTTCATCGAATGAATAGCCCTTGGGCCACACAACTTCGTAAGGGGCCCCAAACCACTCGGGTCCACAATCCCAGTGTTCAATTCGCGAAAAAATAGGATCTGCGATAACTATTTTTGGCACAAAATATTCCTACCTTCATTACAATCCGAACAAGCAAAAAAGAGAGGTCAATTCTAGTCGGCCAAAATTTCTTCCATCGAAACTGCGCGGCCCTCGGCATGACTCTTCAGCATAGCCTGCATAACACCTAGGGCACGCAGCCCATTCGTACCGTTGACCTCAGGATCCCCACCCTCGCGGATAGAGCGTCGAAGGTCGCTAAACTGCTCGGCGTTGCCTAGGTCGCGTCCGTTCCAGAATCCGTAGCCGATGTCGAGTACCTCGGCGTCAGCCATGCCGTCCTCGAATTTCTGGAAGGTTGGCGCCCCGCCACTTGAAAAGCTTAGCGCACCTTTACTGCCCTCAATACTTCCTATGAAGCGAAATGGCGCGGTGTAGCTCCCCGAAAGGATACCGACCATCCCGTTTTTGAAGTGAAGGACCCCTCCTGCCGCGTCGTCGGTCTTAGAGGGTCCGCCCACCTTGCCGCAGACCGCATGGATTGTATCAATTTCGCCAAAGAGCCCCTCCATGAGATCGGCTAAGTGAATAGTGTAGCTGTAGAGAGGGCCTCCTGGATTCTCCACCGGGTCCCAGCGTGGACTCCCCTCCCCGGCAGTGAGGCCAAGAGGACCCGAAAAATTCACCGACGCCAGACTGACAGTTCCTAAATCTCCGGCGTCTATCATTTTCTTGGCGCGACGAAACATGGGCCATCGCCTAAAATTCTGACCAATGCCGAGTTTGACACCAGCCGTCTCACAGACACTGATCATCTCCTTGCAGTCTGCGATGGAAAAAGACATCGGCTTTTCGAGATGAATGTGCTTACCCGCCTCCGCCGCCGCAAGCGTATGTGCCTTGTGCACTCCGTTCGCCGAGGCAATGACGACCGCCTCGGAATCGGGGTCGGCAAGGAGCGCTTCAAGTGAATCATAATTTTTGCACGAGAATTTTTCTGCGAATTTCGCGCGCGTACCCGCTGTTCGGGAATATCCACCCACCACTTCCGCCACACCCGAAGCCACCGCAGCATCAGCAAGAACATCACCCCACCAACCAAGACCGATAAAAGCCACTTTCAATGAATCAGAATTGTCCATGGATATCCTCTCCAAAAAGAACAGCGAGAAAATTTTAGACCCACCCGATTAATGGCGGAGTAGAAAGAATTAATTTTATTGCGAAGAAAATACCACCAAAGGCGGAATTAGCTGATTATCTTGAGTTCAGGCACACTGAAAGGTGCCGATGAGTTGTGGATAGCAACCTGAAGAGCTACTTTTCTCGCAGCCTCACGGAAAGCGACCGCCACTGCACTCTCGGGATCACTCACCACGACAGGCTCGCCACGATCGCCTCCCAAACGAACCTTTATGTCGAGCGGCACGGCCCCCAAAAAAGGAACTTCGTAGCGCGACGCAGCCTTCTCGCCGCCGCCGTTGTCGAATATTTCTTCTCGGCGTCCACAGCCAGGGCACTCATAATAGCTCATATTCTCGATGATCCCCAGAATCGGCACGTCCGTCTTGCGGAACATCTGCAGTCCCTTACGTGCATCGAGCAAAGCAATATCCTGGGGCGTCGTGACAATAACTGCGCCAGCCAACGAGACCTGTTGTACGATCGTAAGCTGAGCATCACCTGTTC
Above is a window of Nitrospinaceae bacterium DNA encoding:
- a CDS encoding Gfo/Idh/MocA family oxidoreductase, with product MDNSDSLKVAFIGLGWWGDVLADAAVASGVAEVVGGYSRTAGTRAKFAEKFSCKNYDSLEALLADPDSEAVVIASANGVHKAHTLAAAEAGKHIHLEKPMSFSIADCKEMISVCETAGVKLGIGQNFRRWPMFRRAKKMIDAGDLGTVSLASVNFSGPLGLTAGEGSPRWDPVENPGGPLYSYTIHLADLMEGLFGEIDTIHAVCGKVGGPSKTDDAAGGVLHFKNGMVGILSGSYTAPFRFIGSIEGSKGALSFSSGGAPTFQKFEDGMADAEVLDIGYGFWNGRDLGNAEQFSDLRRSIREGGDPEVNGTNGLRALGVMQAMLKSHAEGRAVSMEEILAD